Part of the Planctomycetota bacterium genome, CCTGAACCCGAGCCGCCTCTTGCATCAAAGTATTCATCACCGAAAAAAAAGATACCGAAACCCAAGAACGCAGGAAGACAATAAAGCCACCAACCCTTCCAAACCAAAGGAGGGATTGGGACCTCGGTGTTCTGCGTCAAGTCTTTCACCGGCTCCATTATGGTCTGAACCGCGTCACCGCAGTTTCAGCATGGCCAGCGCCGCGATGCCCAGCAGCAGCGCGATCAGCCAAAAGCGCCCGACGGTCTGATTTTCGCTCCAGCCACCCAACTGAAAGTGATGGTGGATCGGCGCGCAGCGGAAGATGCGCCGCCCCTGCCCCGTGAGCTTGTTGGTGATCTTGAACCAGCCGACCTGCGAGGCCACGCTTCCGGCCTCCATCAGGAAGACCCCGCCGACCAGCGGCAGCAGCAGCTCCTGGCGGATCGCCACAAGAATGGTGGCGAGCAATCCGCCTAGGGCCAGGCTGCCGGTGTCGCCCATGAAAACGGCCGCGGGCTGGAAGTTGAACCAGAGGAATCCCATGCACGCCCCCGCCATGGTGCCGACGATCACCAGCAACTCGCGGGCCTCGGGCACATGCGGAACCATCAGGTAGAAGCTCGCCCGCGGACTGACCGCGATCACCACCAGCATCGAGGTCACGATGCTCGCGATCAGCACGGTGCCCGCCGCGAGCCCATCCATGCCGTCGGTAAGGTTGACGGCGTTGCTCATCAGGCCGATCCAGAAGGCGGCCAGCAGCACAAACCAGCCCAGCGATAGCAGCACCACATTCGGAGCGACATTGGGCGGCTGCACGATGATCTCCGCGATCGGCGTGGGCGGATAGGTGCGCTGGAAAGGCAGGTTGAGCACGGTCGCGTCGATGTGCTGGGCGCCGCGGAAAAGGAAGTACCCGGCGATCGCCCCGATGCCCACCGTGAAGAGCAGCTTCTCCCACATGAAGAGACCCTCACGCGTGCTCAGTTTGCGGAAGCGGGCGTTCAACTTGAGCCAGTCATCGAAGAAACCCACGCCCGCCAGCCAGAGCAGCACGATCATGCAGACCTGGGCGTGTCGGCTGTGCACCCAGTCGGCCAGCAGGAAGGTGCTGATGACGATCGCCCCCACGATCAGGATGCCGCCCATGGTCGGCGTGTTGGTCTTGGACTTCATCAGCTCGTTCAGGGTCTTGTTGTAGAACTCCGGGGAATCGCCGACTTTCCTGCGGTGCAGCCAGCGGATCACCTTGGGGCCCGCGAAGACCGTTATGCAGAAAGAGAGCGCGGTCGCCACCAAGGCCCGGAACTCCAGCTGGTACATGAGCTGCACCAGGGCGTAGAGCCCCCGCTCGTCAAGCCAGTTCTGACAGAGTTCGACGAGATTGAAAAGCATGATGCGTTGTGTTCTTCATCGGACGATTGGTCAGGAAGTCTTTGCGATCTCCGCGGGTGATTTCGCGCTGCGCACCACTTCCAGCAGCCGCTCCATGCCGCTGACCCGCGAGCCCTTGATCAGCAGCGCGTCGCCATCCTTGAGCAGGCGGGCC contains:
- the mraY gene encoding phospho-N-acetylmuramoyl-pentapeptide-transferase, producing MLFNLVELCQNWLDERGLYALVQLMYQLEFRALVATALSFCITVFAGPKVIRWLHRRKVGDSPEFYNKTLNELMKSKTNTPTMGGILIVGAIVISTFLLADWVHSRHAQVCMIVLLWLAGVGFFDDWLKLNARFRKLSTREGLFMWEKLLFTVGIGAIAGYFLFRGAQHIDATVLNLPFQRTYPPTPIAEIIVQPPNVAPNVVLLSLGWFVLLAAFWIGLMSNAVNLTDGMDGLAAGTVLIASIVTSMLVVIAVSPRASFYLMVPHVPEARELLVIVGTMAGACMGFLWFNFQPAAVFMGDTGSLALGGLLATILVAIRQELLLPLVGGVFLMEAGSVASQVGWFKITNKLTGQGRRIFRCAPIHHHFQLGGWSENQTVGRFWLIALLLGIAALAMLKLR